The Oncorhynchus gorbuscha isolate QuinsamMale2020 ecotype Even-year unplaced genomic scaffold, OgorEven_v1.0 Un_scaffold_7014, whole genome shotgun sequence DNA segment TCTACAGGggggtacctggtctatctacagggggtaactggtctatatctacaggGGTACCTGTCCTATCTACAggggtacctggtctatctacaggggTACCTGGTCTATCACAGGGGTACCTTACCCGTCTACAGGGGTTCCTGACCCATCTACAGGGGGTACTtggtctatctacagggggtacctgtccTATCTACAggggtacctggtctatctacagggggtacctggtctatctacagggggtacctggtctatctacaggggtacctggtctatctacagggggtacctggtctatctacagggggtacctggcCTATCTACAGGTacctggcctatccacagggggtacctggtctatctacagggggtacctggtctatctacagggggtacctggtctatctacagggggtacctggtctatctacagggggtacctgtcctatctacagggggtacctggtctatctacagggggtacctggtctatctacaggggTACCTGTcctatctacagggggtacctggtctatctacagggggtacctggtctatctacagggggtacctggtctatctacagggggtacctgtcctatctacagggggtacctggtctatctccacagggggtacctggtctatctacagggggtacctggtctatctacagggggtacctggtctATCTGTTAGGGGTACCTGGTTCATCTTACTGGGGGTACCTTACCCATCTACAGGGGGTTCCTGACCTGTCTACAGGGTACCTGACCTATCTACAGAGGGTAACTGGTCTgtctacagggggtacctgtccTTTCTACAGGGGTACCTGTCCTttctacagggggtacctggaTAGATTTAAGAAAATAATGATCAGTTGCACATGAGGGCAGTGGTGTGACGCACTGCTCCTGCCATTTCCTGCGGCCCCCACAGATCTTGCAGTTCCCTTGAtggccccccaaaaaaaaatgtgtgtgttacctgctctGTCAGAGCACCTCTCATCTCATGTGAAACTCATAGTTCCAGAGCGGTCTGAGTCAGAATCCTGAAAATTTCCTGAAGATACTAAACTCACAACATGATGACCAATCAGAACAGAGAAACATATATTACACAGTTAGCCACATACTGAGGGGGGTCCTACATCTGAACTTCTATTTAGTCACATTTTCCCTTAGTCATGCACTGATGTCAATGGTAGTTTAATAGATGTCACTGGTAGTTTAATAGATGTCACTGGAAGTTTAATAGATGTCACTGAAGTTTAATAGATGTCACTGGAAGTTTAATAGATGTCACTGGAAGTTTAATAGATGTCACTGGTAGTTTAATAGATGTCACTGGTAGTTTAATAGATGTCACTGGTAGTTTAATAGATGTCACTGGAAGTTTAATAGATGTCACTGGAAGTTTAATAGATGTCACTTGTAGTTTAATAGAGGTCACTGGAAGTTTAATAGATGTCACTGGAAGTTTAATAGATGTCCCTGGAAGTTTAATAGATGTCCCTGGAAGTTTAATAGATGTCACTGGTAGTTTAATAGATGTCACTGGAAGTTTAATAGAGGTCACTGAAGTTTAATACGTCACTGGAAGTTTAATAGATGTCCCTGGAAGTTTAATAGATGTCCCTGAAGTTTAATAGATGTCACTGGAAGTTTAATAGATGTCACTGGAAGTTTAATAGATGTCCCTGGAAGTTTAATAGATGTCACTGGTAGTTTAATAGATGTCACTGGTAGTTTAATAGATGTCACTGGTAGTTTAATAGATGTCACTGGAAGTTTAATAGATGTCACTGGTAGTTTAATAGATGTCACTGGAAGTTTAATAGATGTCCCTGGAAGTTAGGATTCACCCAGGGGTAAACAGTAGACTCATCACAGTATGATTTAGTAAACTCAATCATACATGATCCAGTGAGACCtgtacatcaacaacaacaccttCAACACTCATACCAAGTATTTCTGGATCTTCATCCAAAGCATGTGGAATTCAACCAGTCCCAACTTGGCATTTCCATCTTTCTGGAGACAGATGTCAAGGTTTGTAACCTACAAGGTACAGGAAGTTCTCAAACATTGTCCATGTCAATGGGTGTTCACTATGTGTGGCATGACTCATGTATATATTGATTGGTTCAAATCAGGCATCATTTGAACAATTTACTCCCTCTTTGTAGCCTGGTCCAGGCTAGTCTTATTGAACCCAATGGCAATAGGAGTTGgctagacagcacaaacagatcttggACCAGGCTAGTCTTATTGACACCATTGGCAATAGGAGTTGGctagacaacacaaacagatctgggaccaggttataaAACTGCATGGAGCAGTATAAACATCTGTGAAGGTGTCAAATCAAGATAGAGACATAAAAGGAAATAGTTTTTGTAACTGTTAAGGATACATCTAGAAGACTGACAATGTGTCGTCCAGTTTCAAGACTAAAACCTTCCGTCTTGATGTCGGCCCCTGGAAACCATCGGGATAAAATCATTCAGTTGAAATAACATTCATTCTAAGGCtcaataatatatataattattataatttagaaatttattgaaaatgtctTTACTTTTAGCGAAAACTTTGTTCAGAATTTCAACAAGTTCGAAGACAGTCACTTCGCCGTCCTGTTCGAGAAATAGAACACAGTCAACTCAGGTCATTATTGTGTGTAAAACAGTCAACTCAGGTCATTATTGTGTGTAAAACAGTCAACTCAGGTCATTATTGTGTGTAAAGCAGTCAACTCTGGTCATTATTGTATAGAACACAGTCAACTCTGGTCATTATTGTATAGAACACAGTCAACTCAGGCCATTATTGTATAGAAAGCAGTCAACTCTGGTCATTATTGTATAGAACACAGTCAACTCAGGCCATTATTGTGTGTAAAACAGTCAACTCAGGTCATTATTGTATGTAAAGCAGTCAACTCTGGTCATTATTGTGTGTAAAGCAGTCAACTCTGGTCATTATTGTATGTAAAGCAGTCAACTCTGGTCATTATTGTATAGAACACAGTCAACTCAGGTCATTATTGTGTGTAAAGCAGTCAACTCTGGTCATTATTGTATAGAACACAGTCAACTCAGGTCATTATTGTGTGTAAAGCAGTCAACTCTGGTCATTATTGTATAGAACACAGTCAACTCAGGTCATTATTGTATGTAAAGCAGTCAACTCTGGTCATTATTGTGTGTAAAGCAGTCAACTCTGGTCATTATTGTATAGAACACAGTCAACTCAGGTCATTATTGTGTGTAAAGCAGTCAACTCAGGTCATTATTGTATAGAACACAGTCAACTCAGGTCATTATTGTATGTAAAGCAGTCAACTCTGGTCATTATTGTATAGAACACAGTCAACTCAGGTCATTATTGTATGTAAAGCAGTCAACTCTGGTCATTATTGTGTGTAAAGCAGTCAACTCTGGTCATTATTGTATAGAACACAGTCAACTCAGGTCATTATTGTATGTAAAGCTGTCAACACAGGTCATTATTGTGTGTAAAGCCATCAACTCAGGTCATTATTGTATGTAAAGCGGTCAACTCTGGTCATTATTGTATGTAAAACAGTCAACTCTGGTCATTATTGTATGTAAAGCAGTCAACTCAGGCCATTATTGTATGTAAAGCAGTCAACTCTGGTCATTATTGTGTGTAAAACAGTCACCTCAGGTCATTATTGTGTGTAAAACAGTCAACTCAGGCCATTATTGTGTGTAAAACAGTCAACTCTGGTCATTATTGTATGTAAAGCAGTCAACTCAGGCAATTATTGTATGTAAAGCAGTCAACTCAGGTCATTATTGTGTGTAAAGCAGTCAACTCTGGTCATTATTGTATAGAACACAGTCAACTCAGGTCATTATTGTGTGTAAAGCAGTCAACTCAGGTCATTATTGTGTGTAAAGCAGTCAACTCTGGTCATTATTGTGTGTAAAACAGTCAACTCTGGTCATTATTGTATGTAAAGCAGTCAACTCTGGTCATTATTGTATGTAAAGCAGTCAACTCAGGTCATTATTGTGTGTAAAACCAGAGGGAACTTACACTGCCGGCGATCTGCTTGAACATTTGCTTGAAATTGGGATCCACATCTTTCTCGGCCACTTTAATCTGGAGAGAATAGATGTTGATCAATGAGCATATTTTGGATATATTCTCTCATAAAAGACAGTCGAGAAAACAGTCGTTCTGAATATATTAACAATAGACTCTGGAATTAATAAGGGAACAACTAAGGAGTAGGTCAACAGCTTACCTCCTTCACCTCTTCAGCAGCCACCGAGCCCATTTCACTGGAATAACACAGTTTGTTTCAGTTACACTCTTTATCCACTAGGTGGAGGTATCAGCTAGTCGATACACAGTTTGTTTCAGTTACACTCTTTATCCACTAGGTGGAGGTATCAGCTAGTCGATACACCGTTTGTTTCAGTTACACTCTTTATCCACTAGGTGGAGGTATCAGCTAGTCGATACACAGTTTGTTTCAGTTACACTCTTTATCCACTAGGTGGAGGTATCAGCTAGTCGATACACAGTTTGTTTCAGTTACACTCTTTATCCACTAGGTGGAGGTATCAGCTAGTCGATACACAGTTTGTTTCAGTTACACTCTTTATCCACTAGGTGGAGGTATCAGCTAGTCGATACACAGTTTGTTTCAGTTACACTCTTTATCCACTAGGTGGAGGTATCAGCTAGTCGATACACAGTTTGTTTCAGTTACACTCTTTATCCACTAGGTGGAGGTATCAGCTAGTCGATACACAGTTTGTTTCAGTTACACTCTTTATCCACTAGGTGGAGGTATCAGCTAGTCGATACACAGTTTGTTTCAGTTACACTCTTTATCCACTAGGTGGAGGTATCAGCTAGTCGATACACAGTTTGTTTCAGTTAATCTCTTTatccctggggcggcagggtagcctagtggttagagtgtagggatggcaggtagcctagtggttagagtgtagggacggcaggtagcctagtggttagagtgtaggggcggcaggtagcctagtggttagagtgtagggatggcaggtagcctagtggttagagtgtagggacggcaggtagcctagtggttagagtgtaggggcggcaggtagcctagtggttagagtgtagaggcggcaggtagcctagtggttagagtgtaggggcggtagctagtggttagagtgtagggatggcagggtagcctagtggttagagtgtagggatggcaggtagcctagtggttagagtgtaggggcggcaggtagcctagtggttagagtgtagaggcggcaggtagcctagtggttagagtgtagggacggcaggtagcctagtggttagagtgtagaggcggcaggtagcctagtggttagagtgtagaggcggcaggtagcctagtggttagagatacaagatacaaatctgtcattctgcccctgaacaggcagttaactccactgttcctaggcagtcattgaaaaaaataatttgttcttaagtgacttgcctaggTGGGGGTGTCAACTAGATGATAAATAGTTCGTTTGAGTTACACTCTTTATCCACTAGGTGGGGGTATAAGCTTGTAGATGAACAGTTCTATCAGAATCCATTGCAAGCTGTTCATAATTGTGATGACCAACATCCTGCACATATtggccctgtccagaaacaacctgTTGGCCCTTCCCCTTAGCCCCTCCAACTTAGGCATTTCATTAAAGAACCCCTTATCCCGTTTCCCTAGGCACTTAATGGAAAAGCACCATAGCCCCTTCCCCTATGCACTTCATGGAAAAGCCCCATAGCCCTTTCCCTAGACACTTCATGGAAAAGCCCCATAGCCCCTTCCCCTAGGCACTTCACAGAAAAGCCCCATAGCCCCTTCCCCTAGGCACTTCACGGAAAAGCCCCATAGCCCCTTCCCCTAGGCACTTCACGGAAAAGCCCCATAGCCCCTTGCCCTAGGCACTTCACGGAAAAGCCCCATAGCCCCTTGCCCTAGGCACTTCACGGAAAAGCCCCATAGCCCCTTCCCCTAGGCACTTCACGGAAAAGCCCCA contains these protein-coding regions:
- the LOC124029619 gene encoding calpain-2 catalytic subunit-like, with the translated sequence MGSVAAEEVKEIKVAEKDVDPNFKQMFKQIAGSDGEVTVFELVEILNKVFAKRADIKTEGFSLETGRHIVSLLDKDGNAKLGLVEFHMLWMKIQKYLV